A single genomic interval of Aureliella helgolandensis harbors:
- a CDS encoding LVIVD repeat-containing protein, producing MMVASLPLRSTLISFLAVAMIALLPDSLSALGPSEIVGAWVMSVDSRLSPESVDLEIDHQPDVWKVTLRSGAGAVTTDRVNLEEDVLSIRYGVKPLDVRVELRVLGKSMSGSVVTGEGDTLRRQSITAHRVPEFDATPAPKQVVESNKTVEQAREFFGAWELSLQRANAEPTKAIRLGMVVTESDEDLIVGHSEFEMKGPQKRVDQVQSTHEGLRWILDGGMFGLLNVDLVSESEKLRVKVSGSDQEAFLVGTAIRKPKASDVGVDWEQLVQKPGTELVGVIGGDARVVEVDSDRIIIQQREVVSRMFKDDPLLVLFEWFRLPEGSRLIAVETDTAWSVTGATIDSWDIRNSQTPLALGSCKLPGNPPELVHRSGQLVFAANWNGHADTQQLHVIDVSDPSSPMLLASHSTPKGLSNYDLAVSGSTIYLANAGGLRIADATNPQTLVMRSNFVGRGRWVRGVDVVGSTAYIATSMHGGASWLQIIDASDPMTAVQTGLYRSTGGAQDVSVCGDLAVLADRAAGIIVLDVSEPQNVRRVGYFRTKGRSNEVDIFGELAFVAMDGDAGSRTLQVIRFME from the coding sequence ATGATGGTTGCTTCTCTTCCGCTTCGCTCGACGCTCATTAGCTTTCTGGCAGTCGCGATGATCGCGCTGTTACCCGATTCTCTCAGTGCGCTGGGGCCTTCGGAAATAGTTGGAGCGTGGGTGATGTCTGTCGACTCACGCCTGTCGCCCGAGTCCGTCGATCTCGAGATTGATCATCAACCAGACGTCTGGAAGGTGACACTGCGAAGCGGTGCGGGCGCAGTCACGACCGATCGTGTGAACCTAGAAGAAGATGTCCTGAGCATTCGATACGGAGTCAAGCCTCTAGACGTCCGAGTCGAGCTAAGGGTACTTGGCAAATCCATGAGTGGGTCTGTTGTAACCGGTGAGGGCGATACGCTACGTCGGCAATCCATCACGGCTCACCGAGTCCCCGAGTTCGATGCAACCCCCGCGCCGAAGCAGGTGGTTGAATCGAACAAGACGGTCGAGCAAGCTCGTGAGTTCTTCGGTGCATGGGAGCTCTCGTTGCAGCGAGCGAATGCCGAGCCGACCAAGGCTATTCGTCTGGGAATGGTCGTGACGGAATCAGATGAGGATCTTATCGTGGGCCACAGCGAATTCGAAATGAAAGGACCGCAGAAAAGGGTCGACCAGGTTCAAAGCACGCATGAAGGACTCCGTTGGATCCTTGACGGCGGCATGTTCGGACTGCTGAACGTCGATTTGGTTTCGGAAAGTGAAAAGCTCCGTGTTAAGGTCAGCGGCTCGGATCAAGAGGCATTTCTAGTGGGAACAGCAATCCGCAAGCCCAAGGCAAGTGATGTTGGAGTTGATTGGGAACAATTAGTCCAGAAGCCGGGTACCGAACTGGTTGGCGTTATCGGTGGCGATGCCCGAGTGGTCGAGGTCGATAGTGACAGGATCATCATTCAACAGCGTGAAGTCGTATCACGGATGTTTAAGGACGATCCATTACTTGTACTTTTTGAATGGTTCCGTCTTCCCGAAGGGTCGCGTTTGATCGCAGTCGAAACAGATACAGCGTGGTCCGTCACCGGCGCGACAATTGATAGTTGGGATATCCGCAATTCCCAGACACCTTTGGCACTCGGAAGTTGCAAGTTGCCGGGTAACCCACCAGAGCTTGTCCACCGTTCGGGACAACTGGTGTTCGCCGCGAACTGGAACGGCCACGCGGATACACAGCAATTGCACGTGATCGACGTGTCTGATCCAAGCAGTCCGATGCTGCTTGCGTCGCACAGTACGCCAAAGGGCTTAAGCAACTACGACCTCGCTGTCTCGGGATCGACAATCTATCTTGCAAACGCGGGGGGGCTCCGCATTGCTGACGCGACGAATCCGCAAACGCTTGTAATGCGAAGCAATTTCGTAGGCCGGGGCCGTTGGGTAAGAGGGGTCGACGTTGTCGGGTCAACGGCTTACATCGCAACTTCGATGCATGGTGGTGCCTCCTGGTTGCAGATCATCGATGCTTCGGACCCAATGACTGCCGTTCAGACTGGACTCTACAGATCGACGGGTGGAGCTCAGGACGTCTCCGTCTGCGGCGACTTGGCGGTACTTGCTGATCGCGCGGCGGGCATAATAGTGCTTGATGTTTCGGAACCTCAGAACGTACGGCGCGTCGGTTATTTCCGAACGAAGGGGCGTTCAAACGAGGTGGACATTTTCGGAGAGCTGGCGTTTGTCGCTATGGATGGCGACGCGGGATCGAGAACACTGCAAGTGATTCGCTTTATGGAGTAG